A stretch of the Porites lutea chromosome 12, jaPorLute2.1, whole genome shotgun sequence genome encodes the following:
- the LOC140921323 gene encoding integrin alpha-D-like, which translates to MSGFTVRLATMVCVLVFLYNMQSSAHVPWHPATTSPVTKLPVNINDPFYKKFQKVPPISVTANKFLTNFLFINPTNTRGKRQAGTQLIDNVIVMDGSGSVGNCEFQRGKAAIKNMMKSANAVAVKNKFDEKYAAVTFASSASVNFKFLPYSTAEQRLTMVQFPGGATNTQAGLAEAMKLFVESLTGGRFANRKNVLLITDGQSNVNKHLTVPNADKLKTLGVHIYVFAVGSYIPGIGEMVQVAGSKYSTKPDDYLFRIKGYHQLWEFTKLVVTKLASTGKYISLSPAPSPC; encoded by the exons ATGTCAGGATTTACGGTTCGACTTGCCACCATGGTGTGCGtccttgtttttctttacaaCATGCAGAGTTCAGCCCATGTTCCATGGCACCCAGCAACAACGTCACCCGTGACCAAGTTGCCTGTTAACATAAACGATCCTTTCTATAAga agTTTCAAAAAGTTCCCCCCATCAGTGTCACTGCAAATAAATTTCTGACtaactttttgtttataaacCCGACGAATACACGCGGCAAGAGGCAAGCGGGTACCCAACTTATTGATAACGTGATCGTCATGGATGGTTCCGGGTCAGTTGGTAACTGCGAATTTCAAAGAGGAAAGGCAGCAATCAAGAATATGATGAAGAGTGCAAATGCAGTAGCGGTCAAAAACAAGTTTGACGAAAAGTATGCTGCAGTTACCTTCGCCAGCTCAGCCAGCGTGAACTTCAAGTTTTTACCGTACTCTACAGCGGAGCAAAGGTTGACGATGGTACAGTTCCCCGGTGGCGCCACCAATACTCAAGCAGGATTGGCAGAGGCCATGAAACTGTTTGTGGAATCTCTTACAG GTGGACGTTTTGCCAATCGTAAGAATGTTTTACTTATCACTGACGGCCAATCAAATGTAAACAAGCATTTGACCGTACCCAACGCCGACAAACTGAAGACATTGGGAGTCCATATCTACGTATTTGCTGTCGGATCTTACATTCCTGGTATCGGCGAGATGGTACAGGTTGCCGGAAGCAAGTACAGTACTAAGCCAGATGATTACCTTTTCAGAATAAAGGGCTACCATCAGTTGTGGGAATTCACTAAACTGGTCGTAACCAAACTTGCTTCCACGGGGAAATACATCAGTTTAAGCCCGGCACCCTCTCCTTGCTAG
- the LOC140921678 gene encoding histone H3, translated as MARTKQTARKSTGGKAPRKQLATKAARKSAPATGGVKKPHRYRPGTVALREIRRYQKSTELLIRKLPFQRLVREIAQDFKTDLRFQSSAVMALQEASEAYLVGLFEDTNLCAIHAKRVTIMPKDIQLARRIRGERA; from the coding sequence ATGGCCCGTACAAAGCAAACTGCTCGCAAATCAACCGGTGGAAAAGCTCCACGAAAACAGCTAGCCACTAAAGCAGCACGTAAGAGCGCTCCTGCAACCGGTGGAGTCAAGAAACCTCATCGTTACAGGCCTGGTACAGTCGCTCTTCGTGAGATCCGTCGCTACCAGAAATCAACCGAGCTGCTCATCCGCAAGTTGCCCTTCCAGCGTCTTGTGCGAGAAATCGCTCaagatttcaagaccgacttacGTTTCCAGAGCTCTGCTGTGATGGCCCTTCAAGAGGCCAGCGAGGCTTACCTTGTTGGTCTGTTTGAAGACACCAACTTGTGCGCCATCCACGCCAAGCGCGTCACCATCATGCCGAAAGACATTCAGTTGGCCCGCCGAATCCGCGGAGAACGAGCATAA
- the LOC140954070 gene encoding histone H1.2-like — protein sequence MSGESPKKTASKPKKAAKPAEHPKYIEMVKAAITALKERSGSSRIAIEKYIKANYKVTDVGPHLKMALKKGVASNVLVQTKGTGASGSFKVNKEALKQKKEKKKPAKKPTTKKPAAKKPAAKKPTAKKAAAKKPVAKKATTKKLAAKKTTKKPAAKKAAAKPKTAQKKAPAKKPAAKKAAKSPKKSAKK from the coding sequence ATGTCGGGAGAATCTCCTAAGAAGACTGCTTCTAAACCCAAGAAAGCAGCTAAGCCTGCTGAACATCCAAAGTACATCGAAATGGTCAAGGCTGCCATCACAGCATTGAAGGAGCGTAGCGGGTCTTCGCGAATTGCCATCGAGAAGTACATCAAGGCGAACTACAAAGTTACTGATGTTGGTCCTCATTTGAAGATGGCCTTAAAGAAGGGTGTAGCCAGTAATGTTCTCGTCCAGACGAAAGGCACTGGAGCTTCGGGCTCGTTTAAGGTAAACAAAGAAGCCCTGAAGcaaaagaaggagaagaagaagccTGCCAAAAAGCCCACAACGAAGAAACcggccgccaaaaagcccgcagCCAAGAAACCAACAGCGAAGAAAGCAGCCGCCAAAAAGCCAGTAGCGAAGAAGGCAACTACCAAGAAACTAGCAGCAAAGAAGACAACAAAGAAACCTGCAGCGAAAAAGGCCGCGGCTAAGCCGAAAACTGCACAGAAGAAGGCGCCAGCTAAGAAACCTGCTGCCAAGAAAGCGGCGAAGAGTCCAAAGAAATCCGCCAAGAAGTAA